The Pseudomonas benzenivorans region AAACTCGCGAAATACGGCGATGCGCAGGCGGGCGAGGTCCTCGATGTAGGGCGCGATGGCGGCGCCATGCAGCAGGCGGATGTCCATGGTCAGGTCGTTCCGTCGCAGGGAGGTGACGCAGGCAGCTAAGCCGGCATGAGTGCCCGAAACTATCATGTCGACCCGTTTCTACTTTCCCCATTGCGACTGGAGCATTGCCATGACCGCTACCGAACTGGTGCAGGCCTACTACGCCGCCTTCAATGCCGGCGACATGCCGGCCTTCCTCGCCCTGCTCGACGAGGAGGTGGTGCACGACATCAACCAGGGCGAGCGGCAGACCGGCAAGGTCGCCTTCGCCGCCTTCATGGACAAGATGAACCGCTGCTACCGCGAGCGCCTGAGCGACATCGTGGTCATGCAGAACCAAGACGGCAACCGCGCCGCCGCCGAGTTCGTGGTGCACGGCGAGTACCTGGCCGACGACGAGGGCCTGCCGCCCGCCCAGGGCCAGACCTACGTGCTGCCGGCCGGCGCCTTCTTCGAGATCGACGGCGGCAAGATCAAGCGCATCAGCAACTACTACAACCTCAACGACTGGATCGCCCAGGTCGCTTGAGCCGAGCGCCCAGCCCCCTGCTACCTGCCGGCGCACGGCCCCTGGACGGCTGGCGCCGCCCCCGCCTGCGGCAGGCCAAGGGCCTCGGCGCGCCCGGCGGATTGCAGGGAAGGGTGGATGCCTCAGAGCGGCCCGCGCAGGCCGCGCAGATAACGGTACAGCTGGCGCGCCACGGGCACCGGCAGGCGGATGCTGCGGGTGCCGCTCTGCAGGGCATGGTCGATCTGCCGGCGCACCCGCCAGGCGGCGTAGACCGAAAAATCGCAGCGCGAGTCGAGGTCGTAGGCCTGCACGGCCTGCCACAAGCCGAGGCTGCCCTCCTCGATCAACGCGGACAAGGGCAGACCGCGGCCCTGGCAATCCGCCGCGAGCCGCGCCACCAGTTGCCGATGCAGCTCGGCCAGGGGCTCGCTGGCCTCCGGATCGCCTGCGCGGGCCTGGGTGATGAAGCGCCGCACATCCTGGGGCGTGTGCGTCGAGCTGTAGCCAATCGACTCGAGATAACGCCCGATGGCTGCGGCGGCCGGTACGCTGGCCAGCGGGTCCGGATAGGCCCAGCAGCCACCCCGCGCCTCCAGCGCCTGGAGTTCGGCCCCGAGCTCGAACAGTCTGTCGTGCATGTTGACCACCCTGGGATCGCCACGAACAGTACCAGGCTAGACGAGCACGGCTGCCGCCCTGTTGATCCGCATCAAGATCGGCACTCCCCGCAGGCCCTGCGCCGACCAATGGTCGGCAGCCCAGGACCTGTACGCAAAGCGCCTGCACCCGGTGATGCCGCGCTCGACGACCTCCCGTACAGCGCCTAGGACGCGGCGCGCCCCGCCAACTGGATCGGCCCGCCGCCCCGCTCGCGCCGCTGCGCCAGATAACGACTGCAACTGACGCGCAGGAAGGAGGCGAAGTTGACCACCTCGCCACGGTAGTCCATGACCTCCTCGTACAGCTTGCCGATCAGCTGGTTGGTGGTCATGCCGTCGACCTCGGCGATCTCCTGCAGGATGTCCCAGAACTGGTTCTCCAGGCGCAGGGTGGTCACCACCCCGCCGATGCGCAACGAGCGCGAGCGGGACTCGTAGAGAATCGGGTCGGCTTTGACATAGAGCTCGCACATGGCCGCAGGCCTCCTCGGGGTCGGGCGGCCAGCTTACAGGCTGATCCTGGTGCCCAGCAGCCCCAGGAAGGCGGCCAGCCAGGCCGGATGCGCCGGCCAGGCCGGGGCGGTGACCAGGTTGCCCTGGACGTGGGCATGGTCCACGGCGATGTCCATGTAGCGACCGCCGGCCAGGCGCACCTCCGGCGCACAGGCCGGGTAGGCGCTGCACTCGCGCCCTTCGAGCACGCCGGCCGCGGCCAGCAGCTGGGCGCCGTGACAGACCGCGGCGATCGGCTTGGCGTCCTTGGCGAAGGCCTGTACCAGCTCCAGCACCCGGGGGTTCAGGCGCAGGTATTCCGGGGCGCGACCGCCGGGAATCAGCAGGGCGTCGTAATGCTCGGCCTGCACCTCGGCGAAGTCGAAGTTCAGGGCGAAGTGATGCCCGGGCTTCTCGCTGTAGGTCTGCTCGCCTTCGAAGTCATGGATGGCCGTGCGCACCGATTGCCCCGCGGTCTTGTCCGGGCACACCGCATGCACGCAGTGACCGACCATCTGCAGGGCCTGGAACGGCACCATGACCTCGTAGTCTTCCACGTAGTCGCCGACGAGCATCAGAATCTTTTTCGCTGCCATGGGGTTCTCCTGAACAAGGTTACGGGCGAAAGGAGTATCCGCCGCCTAAGGAGTAGACAGGTAATAGCCCGGAACTACGCCCGCCTAGCGGCGGCGATCGAGCAGGTTCACCGCCAGGCGGTCCAGCCAGCCCCACAGGCGTTGCTGCACCCGCTGCCACCAGGGCTGGGCCCGCCAGGCGTCCAGGCTGATCTCCAGGCTGTCGGCGAAATCCGTGCGGAAGCTGGCCAGCACCGCCTCGGTCAGCTGGGGGTCGAGGGCCTCCAGGTTGGCATCGAGGTTGAAGCGCAGGTTCCAGTGGTCGAAGTTGCAGGAACCGACGCTGACCCAGTCGTCCACCAGCACCATCTTCAGGTGCAAAAAGCGCGGCTGGTACTCGAAGACCCGCACCCCGGCCTTGAGCAGCTTGGGGTAGTAACGCTCACCGGCGAAGCGTACCGGTGGATGGTCGCTATGCCGGCCACTGGTCAGCAGGCATACCTCGACCCCCCGGGCGGCGGCCTTGCGCAGGGCGCGGCGGACCTTCCAGGTGGGCAGAAAGTAGGGCGTGGCCAGCCAGATGCGCCGCTCGGCGCCGCACAGGGCGCGCACCAGGGCCTGCAGGATATCGCGGTGCTGGCGCGCATCGGCATAGGCCAGCCGCCCCCAGCCCGTGCCTTCGCCGGGAGACGAGGGCAGTCGCTTGACCGCCGAAAAGCCCCGGGGGCGCCAGGCCTGACGGGTAGCACAGGCCTGCCACTGATGGACGAACAGCTGCTGCCAGTCCGCGACCAGGGGGCCGGCGATCTCCACCATCACCTCGTGCCAGAGGCTCGGCGCCACGCCGGGCTGCCAGAACTCGTCGGTCGAGCCGGTGCCGCCGACGAAGGCCAGGCGCTCATCGACCAGCAGCAGCTTGCGATGGTCGCGGTAGAAATTGCGCATGCCGTGTTTCCAGCGCAGCGGGTTGTACCAGCGCAGCTGCACCCCGGCCAGGCTCAGCCGGAGCCTGTCGGCCTGGCGCAGGCCCTGGGAACCGTAAGCATCGAACAGGCAACGCACCTCGACGCCGCGCTGCGCCGCCTTGCACAGCGCCAGCACCAAGGCGCCGCTGCAGGCGCCGCTCTCGATCAGGTACAACTCCAGCTCGACCTGCCGCTCGGCGCCTTCGATCGCCGCGAGCATGCGCGGGAAGAAGGTCGAGCCGTCGCGCAGCAGGGCGAACCTGTTGCCGCTGCGCCAGGGGAAGATCGTCCCGGGCATCAGCAGGCGGTCAAGGGCGGTGGAGTGGAACGCCATGGGGCGTGCGGCTGGCGCATAGAACCTCGGCAGGAAGGCGACGCTGGCGCCACCATAGCCGCCCGCGCGTGCCCGAGCAAACCGCCGCGCCGGCCCGGCTCGCGGCCGGCGCCCGGCGCGCGCTGCTAGGGCAGTGGCGCGGCCTGCGGCAGCAGGCGGCAGCCCTGCCTCGGCCCCAGCCATTGCGCGCTTTGCGTGCTGCCCAGGCCACGGGCGGTCACCCGCCGCGCGGACGGCTCGTCGACCAAGGCGCTGAGCGGCAGGTACTGCTCGACATAGGCGGTGCAATACGCGGCCGGGTTGCCGACCACGTAGCGGCAGGAGCAGTACTCCTTGGCCGAATAGGCGCCGAGAATGGCGGGGAAGGCTTGCAGATCGACACGGTTGTGCCAGGCCAGCAGGGCCAGCAGCAACGCGACCGGCAGCAGCACGCTACGCAGCGGGCGGCGGATCATGGCTGCGCCGCCTCGCCGAAGGCGGCGCGCACCCGCTTGAGCAGCTGGTTATGGCGGTAGCTGCCGTCGCGATCGTCGGCGTAGCGCACCACCACCAGGCGCTCGCTGGGCAGCACATAGAGCGCCTGGCCCCAATGGCCGAGGGCGGCGAAGGTATCGGCCGGGGCATCCGGCCAGGGCCTGGGGGCGCCGGGCAGCTCGGCGTTCAACCACCAGTGCCCGCCCGGCACCGCCTCGCCGGGCTGGTCGGGCTGCGGCCGGTAATGGGCGAAGGGCGTGCGGTTGAATTCGACCCAGGTCGCCGGCAGCAGCTGGCGCTCACGCCAGCGCCCGCCACGCTGCAGCAGCAGGCCGACGCGGGCCAGGTCGCGGGCGGTCATGTAGGCATAGGAGGAGCCGACGAAGGTGCCGGCGGCGTCGGTCTCCCACACCGCCGAACGGATGCCCAGGGGCTCGAACAGCGCGGTCCAGGGATAGTCGGCATAGGCCGCGGCACCGACCATGCCCTTGAGCGCGGCGGCCAGCACATTGCTGTCGCCGCTGGAGTAGCGGAAGCGCGCCCCCGGCTCGGCCGCGCCTTCGTGAGCGGCGGCGAAGGCGGCCATGTCGGCGCGGCCACGGGTATAGAGCATGGCCACCACCGAGGACTTGAGCGGCGCATATTCGTAGTCCTCCTGCCAGTCCAGACCCGAGGCCCAGTTGAGCAGGTGGCCGACCTCGATCCGGGGATGCGCGGCGAAGGGCGGGTAGTATTGCGCCACCGGCGCCTCCAGGCGCAAACGCCCCTGGCCATAGGCGACCCCGAGCACGCTGGCCAGCAGGCTCTTGCTCACCGACCAGGTCAGGTGCGCGGTGTCGGCGTGGGTCGGCGCCGCATAGCGCTCGTAGACCAGGCGACCGTCACGGATCACCAGCAGGGCGTCGGTGCGCACCCCGCTGCGGCTGGCGTCGTCGCGCGGGGGGAAGGCGTAGGCGGTCAGCGCGTCGATGGCCGGGCCGGGCGTCACCTCGGCAACCGGCCATGCGCTGTCGGGCCAGACCTCGCCCAGGGCCGGGCCGGGCAGCAGGACTGCCGCCAGCAGCAGGAACAGCCGGCGCAACGGAGCAACAGACATGGGGCGGCCTCGGCAACGAACCAGGCTGCACCCTAGCACGGGTAGATGACAGCCTGACGGCGCCAGTCAGGGGCACGCCGCGGGTTCAGCCCAGGGCCGCCAGGGCCTTGTTCAGGCGCTTGCCGCGGGCGGTTTCGGCGATTTCCAGCAGGCCCTTGTCGCGCCGCCACATGCCCGCCCAATGCTCCGGCCCGGCGGCGCAGGCCTTGTCCAACTCGGCGGCCATGGCGGCGAACTGGGCGAACAGCCCACCCAGCAGCAGGTGGCTGGCGGCGCTGGTGAGGTTCTGCCGCGCCACCTCGGCACAGCCGGCCAGCAGGCCGAGCAGGCGTAACTGCAAGTCCTGCGGCCAGTTCGATTCACGCCCCACGCCGTGCAGCCAGGCGCAGACGGCGGTCAACACATGCAGGTCCTCGATGCTGCGGAACGGCTTGACGTAGTCGTCCCAGCCATCGCCGGCCAGGCGCTCGCAGTGCGCCGCCTCCAGGTGCAGGCGGGCATGGCCGATATCCGGCATCAGCGGCATGGCCCGCAGGGGCTCGACGCGCACCCCCGGCGCGCCGTTGCGCACGACGCCGAGGGCCAGGCGCGGCGCCTCGCCCTTGGCCTCTTCGCGGGCGGCGACCAGCAGCCAGTCGGCGGCATCGGCGGCGGTGACGAAGTCCTTGCGTCCGCTCAGCGCCAGGCCGCTGAGACGGGTGCTCAGGTCCGCCGGGCGCAGGCTGTTGTTCTCGGTCACGCACAGCGCCCCCAGGGACCAGGGCGCCGAAGGCCAGAGCACACGCAGGGCGCCCTGGTAACCGGCGAGAAAGGCCAGCCCGGGGGTGGCCGCCAGGCGGCCGCCGAGCAACGCCAGCTCGAACGACGTCGGTTTGACCAGACGCTCCAGCAGCGCCGCGTACCAGTCGTCCAGGCTGGCGGCGGGCAGGCGCTCGTGGGGTTGCAGCAGGCGTTGCCAGGGCATGGGAAATCCTCAGCCGATGAAGGGGGTGCTGTCACACAAGCATCACCGAATATTCACGGGGGTGACACCGGTGCTGCCTAGCCTGAGCTTGCCCAACAAGATCGACCGGCCGCAAGTGGCAAGCCGGCTTATGGAGGCTAGGCATGACCCAGATCGCCCTCAATCAGGACCGCACCACCGCAGCACGTCGCCTGCAAGCCGAACGCCTGATCGGCCCGGCCGCCCTGCGTGAAGCCCAGGCGCTGCGCTATCGGGTATTCAGCGCCGAATTCGACGCCAAGCTCAAGGGCGCCGAGCAGGGCCTGGACATGGATGACTACGACAGCCACTGCAGCCACATCGGTGTGCGCGACCTGAGCAGCGGCGAACTGGTCGCCACCACCCGCCTGCTCGACCACCAGGCCGCCGCCGGCTTGGGCCGCTTCTACAGCGAGGAGGAGTTCAGCCTGCACGGCCTGCGCCACCTCGAGGGGCCGGTGCTGGAGATCGGTCGCACCTGCGTGGCCCCGGCCTACCGCAACGGCGCGACCATCGCGGTGCTCTGGAGCGAATTGGCCGAGGTGCTCAACCAGGGTGGCTACCGCTACCTGATGGGCTGCGCCAGCATCCCCATGCAGGACGGCGGCATGCAGGCCCAGGCGATCATGCAGCGCCTGCGCGAGCGTCACCTGTGCACCGAGCACCTGCGCGCCGAACCCAAGACCCCGCTGCCGGTACTGGAAGTACCGGGCAACGTCATCGCGCAGATGCCGCCGCTGCTCAAGGCCTACATGCGCCTGGGCGCGAAGGTCTGCGGCGAACCCTGCTGGGACCGCGACTTCCAGGTCGCCGACGTGTTCATCCTGCTCAAGCGCGACGAACTCTGCCCGCGCTACGCCCGGCACTTCAAGGCGGCGGTCTGAACGACCGCTGCCGGGGCGCCACACTAGGGCGCAGTTGCACGAGTCGCCGGCAGGCTGTAGACAGTGCCGGCATTCTTGCCCTTGTTCGCTGGAGTAGCCGATGAAGAAACTGCGTGTGTGCTGGCGCCTGCTGCGCCTGGCGGCCGTGCTCGCCCTGGGCACCCTGCTGGGGGCCGCCGTGGGCCTGCTCGAGCGCCTGGTGCGGCACGACCTGATGGCCACCCGGCAACGCCTGACCCGCTGGTTCCTCGCCCGCCTCGCCGGCGCTCTGCCGTTCCGCCTGCGGGTAGCCGGCGAGTTGCCGCGCGAGCCGATGCTGTGGGTCAGCAATCACGTGTCCTGGACCGATATCCCGCTGCTGGGCATGCTCACGCCGCTGTCCTTCCTGTCCAAGGCCGAGGTGCGCAGCTGGCCCCTGGCCGGCTGGCTGGCACACAAGGCCGGCACCCTGTTCATCCGCCGCGGCTCGGGCGACAGCGGCCTGCTCGGCCAGCAGCTCGGCCGCCACCTGCGCCGTGGCCGCCCGCTGCTGATCTTCCCCGAGGGCACCACCACCGACGGCCTGGGCGTGCGCACCTTCCATGGCCGCCTGCTGAGCAGCGCCATCGACAGCGGCGTGGCGCTGCAACCGGTGGCCATCCGCTACCTGCGTGGCGGCGAGCCCTGTGCCATCGCCCCGTTCATCGGCGACGACGACATGCTCTCGCACCTGCTGCGCCTGCTGGCCAGCGAGGTGGCCGAGGTGGAAGTGCAGCTGCTGACGCCCATCGCCAGCGACGCGCTGAGCCGCAACGAACTGGCCCGCCGCGCCCAGGCGGCGGTAAGCGACGCGCTGTGCGGCACGCCGCTGGCGCAAAGAGAGGCGGCTTAGGCCCCTTCAGTCGCCGCCCCGCTGAGCGGCGGCGAAGCGCAGCAGTTGCGGATAAAACAGGCGGAAGTCCTCGCTCAGCGGCTCATACAGCCGCTCCAGCTCGGCCATGGCGCCATCCAGCCCCTCGGGGCGCGACAGGCGCCGCTGCATGGCGGCGAGCACCTGCTCCAGCACGGCGAACTCGCGGTAACTGCCCAGCCAGTCCTGGGCGGCCATGCGCGGCGCGATCAGCGCCAGGCGACCGGGCAGTGCCGCCTCGCCAGCCAGCAGGCGGTAGACCCGGGCCGTGAACTCGTCCAGCGGCTGCTCGGCATAGTCACTCCAGTGCAACGCCAGACAGTGGTCGAAGAACAGGTCCAGGAGGATGCCGGCATAGCGCCGCCGCGCGGCGGGGAAGCGCGCCCGCGAGCGGGCCTGCAACGGATGTGCGTCGGTGAAGGCATCGATGCGTCGGTGCAGGCGGATCGCCGCCTCGATGTCGCCCGGCCACTGTCCGGCCAAGGGGCCCTTGACGAAGTCGCCATACAGGCTGCCGAGCAGCTGCGCCGGCGCATCGCCGCCCAGGTGCAGATGTGCGAGGTAGTTCATACCCGCGAGCTTACACATCTGGGCGGTCGATGTTCACTATCGCCACGAACGATCTGTATATCGTAATTACTCGATATAAAGTTCGTTCCATCGCGATAGAGCAATACCGTCATTCGAGGAAGAACGCAGATGGCCATCGATATAGACGAGGTGATCAAGGCCCTGGCCCATCCGGTGCGCCGCGACATCCTGCACTGGCTGAAGACCCCCGAGGCCTATTTCGCCGATCAGGAGCACTCGCTGGAGTTCGGCGTGTGCGCCGGCAAGATCGACCAACGCACCGGGCTGTCGCAGTCGACCGTATCGGCGCACCTGGCGACGCTGCAACGCGCCGGGCTGGTGACCAGCAAGAAGGTCGGCCAATGGCACTTCTTCAAACGTAACGAAGCCAACATCCAGGCGTTCCTGCGGCATATCAGCCACGAACTGTAGCGCGACGCCCCTCGTTCACCCCTTTCTCCAGGAGCTGGCTCAATGCCACATGCGCTTCTCGTCCTCGCTTTGTCCGCGTTCGCCATCGGCACCACGGAGTTCGTCATCATGGGCCTGCTGCCTGAGGTGGCCGGAGACCTCGGCGTCTCGATTCCCGGGGCCGGCTGGCTGGTCACCGGCTATGCCCTGGGCGTGGCCATCGGCGCGCCGTTCATGGCCCTGGTCACCGCCAGCTGGCCACGGCGGGCCGCGCTGCTGGCGCTGATGGGCATCTTCATCGGTGGCAACCTGTTCTGCGCCCTGGCCGGCGACTACCAGATGCTGATGCTGGCCCGGGTGATCACCGCCCTGTGCCACGGCGCCTTCTTCGGCATCGGCTCGGTGGTCGCCGCCAGCCTGGTGCCGGCCAACCGGCGTGCCTCGGCGGTCGCCCTCATGTTCACCGGCCTGACCCTGGCCAATGTGCTCGGCGTGCCCCTGGGCACGGCCCTGGGCCAATACGCCGGCTGGCGCTCGACCTTCTGGGCGGTGACGCTGATCGGCATAGTCACGCTGGTCGGCCTGTGGCGCGTGCTGCCGAAGGCGGAACCTGCAGGCAAACCCGACCTGCGCGGCGAAATCCGCGCCCTGGGCAGCGCCGGCCTGTGGTTGGCCCTGAGCAGCACCGTGCTGTTCTCCGCCTCGATGTTTGCCCTGTTCACCTATATCGCCCCGCTGCTCGGCGAGGTCACCGGCCTCTCACCGGGCGGCATCACCTGGACCCTGCTGCTGATCGGCCTCGGCCTGACCCTGGGCAACGTGCTCGGCGGGCGCCTGGCCGACTGGCACCTGAGGACCACCCTGCTCGGCGTGTTCGCCGCCATGGCCCTGGTCTCCACCCTGTTCGCCTGGACCAGCCGGGCACCGATCCCGGCCGAGCTCACCCTGTTTCTCTGGGCCACCGCCACCTTCGCCGCCGTGCCGGCGCTGCAGGTCAATGTGGTGGCCTTCGGCCGCAGCGCACCGAACCTGGTCTCGACCCTGAACATCGGCGCCTTCAACCTCGGCAACGCCCTCGGCGCCTGGATCGGCGGCCTGGTCATCGCCGAAGGCTTCGGCCTCACCCGCGTGCCGCTGGCGGCCGCCGTGCTGGCCGTGCTGGCACTGCTCGCCACCCTGCTGACCTTCAGCACCCACAACCCCGAACCCGCTCTCGTGTTGAACGACTGACCCCACCCGGAGGAAATCCCCATGCCTACGCTTTTCGACCCGATCAAGATCGGCGAGCTGGAACTCGCCAACCGCATCATCATGGCGCCGCTGACCCGCACCCGCGCCGACGCCGGACGCGTGCCCAACGCGCTGATGGCCGAGTACTACGTGCAGCGCGCCTCGGCCGGACTGATCATCAGCGAGGCCACCGCGGTCACGCCGATGGGCGTCGGCTACCCGGACACCCCCGGCATCTGGTCGGACGAGCAGGTGCGCGGCTGGAGCAACATCACCAAGGCGGTACACGCCCACGGCGGCAAGATCGTCCTGCAGCTGTGGCACGTCGGACGCATCTCCGATCCGCTCTACCTGGGCGGCGAGCTGCCGGTGGCGCCCAGCGCCATCGCCGCCAAGGGCCACGTCAGCCTGGTGCGCCCGCTGAAGGACTACGTCACCCCGCGCGCCCTGGAGACCGAGGAAATCGCCGACATCGTCGAGGCCTATCGCCTGGGCGCGGAGAACGCCAAGGCCGCCGGTTTCGACGGCGTGGAAATCCACGGGGCCAACGGCTACCTGCTCGACCAGTTCCTCCAGAACAGCACCAATAAGCGCAGCGACCGCTACGGCGGCTCCATCGAGAACCGCGCCCGCCTGCTGCTGGAGGTGACCGACGCGGCCATCGACGTCTGGGGAGCCGGCCGGGTCGGCGTGCACCTGTCGCCACGGGCCGATGCCCACGACATGGGCGACAGCAATCGCGCCGAGACCTTCGGCTACGTCGCCCGCGAACTGGGCAAGCGCGGCATCGCCTTCATCTTCGCCCGCGAGCAGGAGGCCGACGACAGCCTGGCGCCAAGCCTGAAAGAGGCCTTCGGCGGCGTGTTCATCGCCAACGAGCGCTTCAGCAAGGAACAAGCCAACGCCTGGCTGGCCGCGGGCAAGGCCGACGCCGTAGGCTTCGGCATCCCCTTTATCGCCAACCCCGACCTGCCGGCGCGCCTGGAGCAGGATGCGCCGCTCAACGAGGCGCAACCGCAGACCTTCTACGGCGCCGGACCGGTCGGCTACATCGACTACCCGCGGTTGTAACGGCCGGTCGATTCGACAGGCAGAAAAAAGCCCGCAGCGATGCGGGCTTCTGCGTTGCAGCGCCGATCAGCGGGCGTCGATCTGCGCCTGCAGGTTCTGGATCTGCGCCTGCAGGGTGCTGATGTTGCGGGTCATCTGCGCGCGGAAGGCATCGAACTCGGCGGTGTTGCTCTTCGGCGCCGGACGGTTCTCCAGGTCGCTCTTGAGCACCAGGATGTCCTGCTCCAGGCGAGCGATGGCCTGGTTCGGGTTGCCGATCTTCTTCAGCGCGGCGACCTCCTCATTGAGGCTCTTGAGCTGGCCTTCGAGCTTGCCCAGGCCATTCTGGGCGCCTTTGAGGGACGCCAGCTCGGCCTTCAGCGCCGCCTGTTCACCGCCGAGCTTCTTCAACGCGGCATCGTACTGGCCGGTTGCGCCCTGCTGGCTCTTCAGCTCGGCGGCCAGCTGCTCCAGGCGCTTGTCCTGGCCACTGGACTGGCCGGCGACGCCCTGCTGCTGCTTGTTCAGCTCGGCCAGGCGGCTCTCCAACTGCTTGACCTGCAGCTTCAGCGCCTCGCTGCCGGTGGTCACGGTCGACTCGGTGGCCACCACCTTGCCGGAGATGTCCTGGATGCGCCCGGCCGCCTCCTCGCTGATGCGGGCGAAGCTTTCCTGGGTGGCCACCAGCTGCTGCTCCATCAGGTTGATCTGCTGGAAGCTCCACCAGGCGAGTCCGCCCAGGGCTATGGTCAGCGCGCCGACCAGGGCCCACAACGGCCCGGTGCTGCCACCCTTGGCGGGGGCCGCCGCGGCGCCGCGGCCATAGGCCGGCGTGCGCGCCGGCTCGGAGTGATCGGCCTCGAATTCATCGCGATCCCGCTCGGGGGTCAGGCTGGGCACATGATCGAGTTCGTCGT contains the following coding sequences:
- a CDS encoding alkene reductase, with the translated sequence MPTLFDPIKIGELELANRIIMAPLTRTRADAGRVPNALMAEYYVQRASAGLIISEATAVTPMGVGYPDTPGIWSDEQVRGWSNITKAVHAHGGKIVLQLWHVGRISDPLYLGGELPVAPSAIAAKGHVSLVRPLKDYVTPRALETEEIADIVEAYRLGAENAKAAGFDGVEIHGANGYLLDQFLQNSTNKRSDRYGGSIENRARLLLEVTDAAIDVWGAGRVGVHLSPRADAHDMGDSNRAETFGYVARELGKRGIAFIFAREQEADDSLAPSLKEAFGGVFIANERFSKEQANAWLAAGKADAVGFGIPFIANPDLPARLEQDAPLNEAQPQTFYGAGPVGYIDYPRL
- a CDS encoding ATPase, which encodes MRNDAHDELDHVPSLTPERDRDEFEADHSEPARTPAYGRGAAAAPAKGGSTGPLWALVGALTIALGGLAWWSFQQINLMEQQLVATQESFARISEEAAGRIQDISGKVVATESTVTTGSEALKLQVKQLESRLAELNKQQQGVAGQSSGQDKRLEQLAAELKSQQGATGQYDAALKKLGGEQAALKAELASLKGAQNGLGKLEGQLKSLNEEVAALKKIGNPNQAIARLEQDILVLKSDLENRPAPKSNTAEFDAFRAQMTRNISTLQAQIQNLQAQIDAR